The following proteins are encoded in a genomic region of Thermothielavioides terrestris NRRL 8126 chromosome 5, complete sequence:
- a CDS encoding glycoside hydrolase family 18 protein (CAZy_ID 269858) has product MPSVTALGVAALFLSFGAVEGGLTPNPPLRKSASVSYRPSDDCPRLCSVSGPDPANWTVYHSLDQVSHCQETVFYHFGINDLVDDASKHHRIYACTSFGASKKVGFVVPAEKTAAQTVNNASFTLGTSDRSGGPKPVDPSQLSRQIRQFLTNGFTADGNGPLVLFAQNLGTTAGLYMGKAVDMRSTGTDALVALENAVRASNVTGRAVAMQLCGKGYDGDHVVGFMAASGSSFAPVQQAVQSWANATCLDLNSTLQVSSTARFTTPLVPLASNATINGTATGATNATAAARLYTTRLGRRDDCRTIQVAAGDGCSTLAAKCGISAADFTKYNPDSSLCSTLTPGQHVCCSAGTLPDFRPKPNADGTCATYKTAAGDSCSSIAASNSLTADDIESFNNQTWGWNGCDNLWTGINICLSTGDPPMPAADPNAKCGPTVPGTERPSDWSDISNLNPCPLNACCDVWGQCGVTKEFCTDTGTGAPGTAKPGTNGCISNCGTDVVKGSAPAEFIKLAYFEGFGMNRPCLFQDARQIDPNQFSHIHFAFGTLTDDFQVTTGDALSTYEFNAFTRLQGVKRVISFGGWDFSTNPSTYNIFRSGVTPANRMTLATNIANFVKAHNLDGVDIDWEYPGEPDIEGIPPDSEDSPTNYLAFLVVLKNLLPGKTVSIAAPASYWYLKAFPIAAISKVVDYIVYMTYDLHGQWDAGGQYSQEGCSTGNCLRSHVNLTETMTALSMITKAGVPSNKVVVGVTSYGRSFNMADPNCYTPNCQYTGSRSQSDAEPGPCTGTAGYISDAEINDILANTSRVSQNYMDSTSNSRVVVYDGNQWVAFMDDTVRSERSKLYQGLAMGGTTNWASDLETFNPAPDATGSWDDFKLNIKIGNDPYAEGDRHGNWTQIPCDDPAVQDISMPSAERWNRLDGPDAWSDVISVWKDIDKAKGWTFTASISNTIHGPENADCGTLTDGNNCEQTLQCGSDFVGGGSGAVGYEIWNSMVSIHEIYSTYNKALYQAASGSLDPSLKDFENTFAPVPPPPDDTWLEILLAAVDLVGTIGVASYFNSVLKFLPSLTTESGKVAYDNLKDTSKALVGFSVSIAAALTGKDDGGEWTPEKQDAFSAYMGQVVTGWGYVNEQSLRWLFNGSDTSIDRLTTLVSDGKFIAGGDHLMPNIATVGTSDTSLSAIQANISKAFFAFAIPQIWSLSGTHAFVLDSGYPCDTQDPVGDYVDTDVMHKTFGCYNDKLYYLVYPDGDAETCDPPACPGCQESCVDNKFSMPPGLDSLDGSAFGGVKVSDLIAGAVRSYQANGNANGGPTASTNQGSTLDDLLNSDVTTPGFINIPVCSADLAYQVWSDLSIDKSVPNWPCYIKPSPDDCQDSSFIDQTSDASPSVDDCMGIVHNIQGTQGEWEVENAIGEQHQLVQYGSCKFGIQGLNKQGNVAFYVGAQDIVDIITDSIKQFGGSGKVGAKGYMDCRGNVNDQDVEWGLY; this is encoded by the exons ATGCCCTCGGTCACGGCCCTGGGCGTGGCCGCCCTCTTCCTGTCCTTCGGGGCAGTGGAGGGTGGCTTGACGCCGAACCCGCCGTTGCGGAAGTCGGCGTCCGTGTCCTACCGGCCGAGCGACGACTGTCCCAGGCTCTGCAGCGTCTCGGGACCAGACCCGGCCAACTGGACCGTGTACCACAGCTTGGACCAGGTGTCGCACTGCCAGGAGACGGTTTTCTACCACTTTGGCATCAACGACCTGGTGGATGATGCCAGCAAGCACCACCGCATCTACGCCTGCACTTCGTTTGGCGCCTCCAAGAAGGTCGGCTTCGTGGTGCCGGCcgagaagacggcggcgcagaCGGTCAACAATGCCTCCTTCACCTTGGGCACGTCGGACCGGAGCGGGGGGCCTAAACCGGTCGATCCCAGCCAGCTGTCCAGGCAGATTCGTCAATTTTTGACTAACGGCTTcaccgccgacggcaacggGCCGCTCGTCTTGTTTGCCCAGAACCTCGGCACTACCGCCGGCCTCTACATGGGCAAAGCCGTGGACATGCGGTCGACGGGGACTGACGCCCTGGTGGCCCTGGAGAACGCGGTCCGCGCCTCCAACGTCACGGGCCGCGCCGTGGCCATGCAGCTGTGTGGGAAGGGCTATGACGGGGACCACGTCGTCGGCTTcatggccgccagcggctcGTCCTTCGCGCCCGTGCAGCAGGCGGTGCAGTCGTGGGCCAATGCCACCTGCCTGGACCTCAACTCCACGTTGCAGGTCTCCAGCACGGCCAGGTTCACCACGCCCCTGGTGCCGCTGGCATCCAACGCGACCATCAACGGCACCGCGACGGGCGCAACCAAcgcgaccgccgcggcccggcTCTACACAACAAGGCTGGGGCGTCGGGATGACTGCCGGACGATCCaggtggcggccggcgacggctgcTCGACGCTGGCGGCCAAGTGTggcatctcggccgccgactTTACCAAGTACAACCCGGACTCGTCGCTGTGCTCGACCCTGACCCCCGGCCAGCATGTTTGCTGCTCTGCCGGCACGCTTCCCGACTTCCGGCCCAAGCCCAACGCCGACGGGACGTGCGCCACTTACAagacggcggccggcgactCGTGCTCCAGCATTGCGGCGAGCAACAGCCTCACGGCCGACGACATTGAGTCCTTCAACAATCAGACCTGGGGCTGGAACGGCTGCGACAACTTGTGGACCGGCATCAACATCTGCCTGAGCACCGGCGACCCCCCCATGCCGGCCGCGGACCCCAACGCCAAGTGCGGCCCCACAGTGCCCGGCACCGAGAGGCCGTCCGACTGGTCCGACATTTCGAATCTGAACCCGTGCCCGCTCAATGCCTGCTGCGACGTCTGGGGCCAGTGCGGCGTGACAAAGGAGTTCTGCACCGATACGGGCACGGGCGCCCCCGGCACGGCCAAGCCCGGCACCAACGGCTGCATCTCCAACTGCGGCACCGACGTGGTCAAGGGCAGCGCGCCCGCTGAGTTCATCAAGCTGGCCTACTTCGAGGGCTTCGGCATGAACCGCCCGTGCCTGTTCCAGGACGCGCGCCAGATCGACCCGAACCAGTTCAGCCATATCCATTTTGCCTTTGGCACCTTGACAGACGACTTCCAGGTGACGACGGGCGACGCTCTCAGCACGTACGAGTTTAACGCTTTCACGAGGCTGCAGGGCGTGAAGCGCGTCATCTCCTTCGGCGGCTGGGATTTCTCGACCAACCCCTCCACCTATAACATTTTCCGCAGCGGCGTCACTCCAGCTAAT AGAATGACTTTGGCCACCAACATCGCCAACTTCGTCAAAGCTCACAACCTGGACGGAGTCGACATCGATTGGGAATATCCCGGG GAACCCGACATTGAGGGAATCCCTCCCGACTCAGAGGATTCCCCGACCAACTACCTCGCCTTCTTGGTTGTGCTCAAGAACCTCCTGCCCGGCAAGACCGTGTCGatcgcggcgccggcgtcctACTGGTACCTCAAAGCGTTCCCGATCGCCGCCATCTCCAAGGTGGTAGACTATATTGTGTACATGACGTACGACCTCCACGGCCAGTGGGACGCTGGCGGCCAGTATTCGCAGGAGGGCTGCAGCACTGGCAACTGCCTGCGTAGCCACGTCAACTTGACCGAGACTATGACCGCTCTGTCTATG ATCACCAAAGCCGGCGTGCCGTCGAACAaggtcgtcgtcggtgtCACCAGCTACGGGCGCTCGTTTAACATGGCCGACCCCAACTGTTACACGCCCAACTGCCAATACACTGGCTCGAGATCGCAGTCCGACGCCGAACCGGGCCCTTGCACCGGCACGGCCGGCTACATCTCCGACGCCGAGATCAACGACATCTTGGCGAACACCAGCCGGGTCAGCCAAAACTACATGGACAGCACCAGCAACAGCCGCGTGGTCGTCTACGACGGCAACCAGTGGGTCGCCTTCATGGACGACACGGTGCGCTCCGAGCGCTCCAAACTCTACCAGGGGCTTGCCATGGGCGGCACCACCAACTGGGCCAGCGATCTGGAGACGTTCAACCCGGCGCCGGACGCGACCGGGTCGTGGGACGACTTCAAGCTCAACATCAAGATCGGGAACGACCCGTACGCCGAGGGCGATCGCCACGGCAATTGGACCCAAATTCCCTGCGACGACCCGGCGGTGCAGGACATTTCCATGCCGTCGGCCGAGCGTTGGAACAGGCTGGACGGGCCCGACGCCTGGTCCGACGTGATTTCGGTCTGGAAGGACATCGACAAGGCGAAGGGCTGGACGTTCACCGCATCCATCTCCAACACAATCCACGGGCCGGAGAATGCCGACTGCGGCACGCTGACCGACGGGAACAACTGTGAACAGACCCTGCAGTGTGGGTCCGATTTCGTGGGCGGCGGTTCGGGCGCCGTTGGCTACGAGATCTGGAATTCCATGGTTTCCATCCACGAG ATATACAGCACCTACAACAAGGCGCTCTACCAGGCTGCCTCCGGGAGCCTGGACCCTTCGCTCAAGGACTTCGAGAACACGTTTGCGCCCGTTCCGCCCCCGCCCGACGACACCTGGCTGGAGATTCTCTTGGCTGCGGTCGACCTTGTGGGCACCATAGGCGTTGCGTCCTACTTCAATTCTG TCCTCAAGTTCCTGCCTTCCCTCACAACAGAGTCTGGGAAAGTCGCATATGACAACCTCAAGGACACGAGCAAGGCGCTGGTCGGGTTCAGCGTGTCAATCGCCGCGGCGCTCACCGGCAAAGACGATGGCGG AGAATGGACCCCAGAAAAACAGGATGCCTTTTCCGCCTACATGGGCCAGGTAGTCACTGGTTGGGGCTACGTCAACGAGCAGTCACTCAGATGGCTTTTTAACGGATCGGACACGTCTATCGACCGGCTGACAACCTTGGTCTCCGACGGCAAGTTTATCGCAGGCGGCGATCATCTTATGCCCAACATCGCCACGGTGGGAACCAGCGACACCTCGCTCTCGGCTATACAGGCCAATATCTCCAAGGCtttcttcgccttcgccatTCCGCAAATCTGGTCCCTCTCGGGCACGCATGCCTTTGTCCTCGACAGCGGCTACCCCTGCGATACCCAAGACCCGGTAGGGGATTATGTGGACACCGACGTCATGCACAAGACGTTTGGCTGCTACAACGACAAGTTGTACTATCTCGTCTACCCCGATGGTGACGCCGAGACCTGTGATCCGCCTGCCTGCCCTGGCTGCCAGGAGTCCTGCGTGGATAACAAGTTCTCGATGCCGCCGGGCCTCGACTCGCTCGACGGGTCGGCCTTCGGCGGCGTCAAGGTGTCGGACCTGATAGCCGGCGCGGTGCGCAGCTACCAGGCCAACGGAAACGCCAACGGCGGCCCCACGGCGTCCACCAACCAGGGCTCCACACTCGACGACCTCCTGAACTCGGACGTCACCACGCCCGGCTTCATCAACATTCCCGTATGCAGCGCCGACCTGGCATACCAGGTCTGGTCGGATCTCTCGATCGACAAAAGCGTGCCCAACTGGCCGTGCTACATCAAGCCGTCACCGGACGACTGCCAGGACTCGTCCTTCATCGACCAGACCAGCgacgcgtcgccgtcggtCGACGACTGCATGGGCATCGTGCACAACATCCAGGGCACACAGGGCGAGTGGGAGGTCGAGAACGCCATCGGCGAGCAGCACCAGCTCGTCCAGTACGGCAGCTGCAAATTCGGCATCCAGGGCCTCAACAAGCAGGGCAACGTCGCCTTCTACGTCGGCGCCCAGGACATCGTCGACATCATCACCGACTCGATCAAGCAGTttggcggcagcggcaaggTGGGCGCCAAGGGCTACATGGACTGCAGGGGCAACGTGAACGACCAGGACGTCGAGTGGGGTCTGTACTAG